In Acidobacteriota bacterium, one genomic interval encodes:
- a CDS encoding PadR family transcriptional regulator, which produces MPDRSSSRYAVLGILTLEPMSGYDIKKFIETSVAHFWRESYGNIYPLL; this is translated from the coding sequence ATGCCTGATCGCAGCTCCAGCCGCTACGCCGTCCTCGGCATTCTCACGCTCGAACCGATGTCGGGGTACGACATCAAGAAGTTCATCGAGACGAGCGTGGCGCACTTCTGGCGGGAGAGCTACGGGAACATCTATCCGCTGCTCA